The Bradysia coprophila strain Holo2 chromosome IV unlocalized genomic scaffold, BU_Bcop_v1 contig_84, whole genome shotgun sequence genome window below encodes:
- the LOC119072594 gene encoding V-type proton ATPase subunit S1-like: protein MTKITVECFIVFLCGLVTADNVPVLIWGSNIKYEPTIALQHLHSSDFYDKISNATTPDTIIVVVGEDELSTEDITQCKTETGSCFPEIQQIENKQYFASVEDPMQILEHKAGPNSTEVEFLADGSLNKSLDTLHGYVFVNFENNDKIKTRSTLFTHHDRLITNLYKELSSKDRNVLVIYTGRGSRTSCFYAKKNGTISGRYCRNPHFLLYYSYFNVSDGLRNVTETVVFDVVTAKYTNATRSNSSSTDVSVNVLMIATEKRNCFQFKIVAKNNYWWIDEANWNNQSLILSRQTSIASNFSFHCTNYLIEFPMNKTMQITWADLQLQPNFNSSAIEPLLKFNDVQDCVFFITPGILSGLFVVCLLLLILFISISCILDININDRFDKSQHVLTFTVSE, encoded by the exons ATGACGAAAATAACAGTTGAGTGTTTCATTGTGTTCTTGTGTGGATTAGTTACTGCCGATAATGTTCCCGTTTTGATTTGGGGTTCAAATATTAA ATACGAACCAACTATTGCCTTGCAACACCTTCATAGCAGTGATTTCTACGATAAAATAAGCAATGCAACAACACCAGATAcaattattgttgttgttggagAAGATGAG CTATCAACGGAGGATATCACACAATGTAAAACTGAAACTGGTTCATGCTTCCCCGAAATCCAACAGATCGAAAACAAACAGTATTTTGCTAGCGTTGAAGACCCTATGCAGATTTTGGAGCATAAAGCAGGCCCGAATTCGACTgaagttgaatttttagcaGATGGTTCGTTGAATAAATCACTTGATACTCTACATGGCTATGTGTTcgttaatttcgaaaataatgacaagatTAAAACAAGATCCACGTTATTCACACATCACGACCGGTTGATTACAAATCTTTACAAGGAATTGTCATCGAAGGATCGGAACGTTTTGGTAATTTATACGGGAAGGGGCTCCAGGACGTCATGTTTTTatgctaaaaaaaatggaacaatTTCTGGAAGATACTGTCGAAACCCCCATTTCCTGTTGTACTACTCTTATTTCAACGTATCGGATGGTCTCCGTAACGTAACAGAAACGGTGGTTTTTGATGTAGTCACAGCGAAATATACAAACGCTACACGATCGAATTCTAGTTCCACCGACGTGAGTGTGAATGTTTTAATGATCGCAACCGAAAAGCGTAATTGCttccaatttaaaattgttgccAAAAACAATTACTGGTGGATTGACGAGGCTAACTGGAATAACCAAAGTCTAATTCTGAGTAGACAAACATCCATCGCGTCCAATTTCTCGTTCCATTGTACGAATTATTTGATCGAATTCCCGATGAATAAAACGATGCAAATAACCTGGGCTGACCTACAACTGCAACCAAATTTTAATAGTAGTGCAATAGAGCCATTACTGAAATTTAACGATGTACAGGACTGTGTATTCTTCATTACTCCTGGCATTTTAAGTGGTTTATTCGTTGTATGTCTGCTGCTActcattttattcatttccaTTTCGTGTATATTAGACATCAATATAAATGATCGTTTCGATAAGTCACAACATGTACTCACATTTACTGTAAGTGAGTAA